From Streptomyces qinzhouensis, one genomic window encodes:
- a CDS encoding MFS transporter translates to MDPWRRLLLAVVCGVAVAGIYAAQPVLEPMGRDLGIPAEFTGWIVATGQFGYLAGLVLLVPLGDVTDRRRLIAAHLAITAAGLTLTATAPGAWTAFAGLATAGLFAVVVQTTVAYAASVSPPAERGRTIGVVTSGVVIGILGARFVTGALAEVWGWRSVYAVLAALSLGLAALVLAVLPPEERPGRTGGYVRAVASLGGLFRERVFLSRGLIAFFLFASFGTLWSGLSLPLTDPPWRLSESGVGLFGLAGLVGALGAARAGRWADAGRAVPVTGLALGLLVLSWAAVAQLPWSLWLLVAGIVLLDFAVQAVHVSSQHLLTVAHPDRLSSAIGGYMVFYALGSALGAATTTAVFTTHGWPGSSLLGAGFAACALAAWAADRSRGPARAPGRV, encoded by the coding sequence ATGGACCCATGGCGGCGGCTGCTGCTCGCGGTGGTGTGCGGTGTCGCGGTGGCGGGCATCTATGCCGCGCAACCGGTTCTGGAGCCGATGGGGCGCGATCTCGGCATACCGGCGGAGTTCACCGGGTGGATCGTCGCGACCGGCCAGTTCGGCTATCTGGCCGGGCTGGTCCTGCTGGTACCGCTCGGCGATGTGACCGACCGGCGCCGGCTGATCGCCGCACATCTGGCGATCACCGCGGCGGGCCTGACCCTGACGGCCACGGCGCCCGGCGCCTGGACGGCGTTCGCGGGGCTCGCGACGGCCGGGCTGTTCGCGGTCGTCGTACAGACCACGGTGGCCTACGCCGCCTCGGTCTCGCCACCCGCCGAACGCGGCCGGACCATCGGCGTGGTGACCTCGGGCGTGGTGATCGGCATCCTGGGCGCGCGGTTCGTGACCGGCGCGCTCGCCGAGGTATGGGGCTGGCGGAGCGTCTACGCGGTACTCGCGGCGCTGTCGCTCGGGCTCGCCGCCCTCGTCCTCGCCGTACTGCCGCCGGAGGAACGCCCCGGCCGAACCGGGGGATACGTCCGGGCCGTCGCCTCGCTGGGCGGACTGTTCCGGGAGCGGGTCTTCCTGAGCCGCGGGCTCATCGCGTTCTTCCTGTTCGCGTCGTTCGGAACGCTGTGGAGCGGACTGTCCCTGCCGCTGACGGACCCGCCCTGGCGGCTGAGCGAAAGCGGAGTCGGACTGTTCGGCCTGGCCGGTCTCGTCGGCGCGCTCGGCGCGGCCCGCGCGGGGCGCTGGGCGGACGCGGGGCGGGCGGTGCCGGTCACCGGTCTCGCGCTCGGCCTGCTGGTCCTCTCCTGGGCGGCGGTCGCGCAGCTGCCGTGGTCGCTGTGGCTCCTCGTCGCCGGGATCGTACTCCTCGACTTCGCGGTCCAGGCCGTCCATGTGAGCAGCCAGCATCTGCTCACGGTGGCGCATCCGGACCGCCTCAGCAGCGCCATCGGCGGCTACATGGTCTTCTACGCACTCGGTTCCGCCCTCGGCGCGGCCACGACCACCGCCGTCTTCACCACCCACGGCTGGCCGGGCTCCAGCCTCCTCGGGGCCGGATTCGCGGCCTGCGCGCTGGCCGCCTGGGCGGCCGACCGAAGCCGGGGCCCTGCCCGGGCACCCGGCCGCGTCTGA
- a CDS encoding NAD(P)H-quinone dehydrogenase translates to MTRIVIIGGGPGGYEAALAGAQLGAEVTVVDCDGLGGASVLTDCVPSKTLIATAEVMTTFDSSYEELGIIIADDTPPLEQSARVTGVDLGKVNRRVKRLALAQSHDITASVTRAGARVLRGRGKLEGRQAADGSRTVVVTAADGTEERLTADAVLIATGGHPREIPDALPDGERILNWTQVYDLDELPEELIVVGSGVTGAEFAGAYQALGSRVTLVSSRDRVLPGEDPDAAAVLEDVFRRRGMNVMARSRAESAKRVGDRVEVTLADGRVISGTHCLMAVGAIPNTAGMGLEEAGVRLKDSGHILTDKVSRTSAPGVYAAGDVTGIFALASVAAMQGRIAMYHFLGDAVQPLNLKTVSSNVFTDPEIATVGYTQADVDAGLIDARVVKLPLLRNARAKMQGIRDGFVKIFCRPGTGIVVGGCVVAPRASELIHPISIAVDNNLTVEQIANAFTVYPSLSGSIAEVARQLHTRKVSGES, encoded by the coding sequence GTGACCCGGATCGTGATCATCGGCGGCGGACCCGGCGGATACGAGGCGGCCCTGGCGGGCGCCCAACTCGGCGCGGAGGTGACCGTCGTCGACTGCGACGGCCTCGGCGGCGCGTCCGTCCTGACCGACTGCGTGCCCTCGAAGACCCTCATCGCGACCGCCGAGGTGATGACCACCTTCGACTCGTCGTACGAGGAACTCGGCATCATCATCGCCGACGACACCCCGCCCCTGGAGCAGTCCGCCCGGGTCACCGGCGTCGACCTCGGCAAGGTCAACCGGCGGGTGAAGCGCCTCGCGCTCGCCCAGTCCCACGACATCACCGCCTCCGTCACCCGCGCGGGCGCCCGGGTGCTGCGCGGCCGGGGCAAGCTGGAGGGCCGGCAGGCCGCGGACGGCTCCCGTACGGTCGTCGTCACCGCGGCCGACGGCACCGAGGAGCGGCTCACCGCCGACGCCGTGCTGATCGCCACCGGCGGCCACCCGCGCGAGATCCCCGACGCCCTCCCCGACGGCGAGCGGATCCTCAACTGGACCCAGGTCTACGACCTCGACGAACTCCCCGAGGAACTGATCGTCGTCGGCTCCGGCGTCACCGGTGCCGAGTTCGCCGGCGCCTACCAGGCGCTCGGCTCCCGGGTCACCCTGGTCTCCTCCCGCGACCGGGTGCTCCCGGGCGAGGACCCCGACGCCGCCGCCGTCCTGGAGGACGTCTTCCGGCGCCGCGGCATGAACGTCATGGCCCGCTCCCGCGCCGAGTCCGCCAAACGCGTCGGCGACCGCGTGGAGGTCACCCTCGCCGACGGCCGGGTCATCTCCGGTACGCACTGCCTCATGGCGGTCGGTGCCATCCCCAACACCGCGGGCATGGGCCTGGAGGAGGCGGGCGTACGGCTCAAGGACTCCGGCCACATCCTGACCGACAAGGTCTCCCGTACCAGCGCTCCCGGCGTCTACGCGGCCGGAGACGTCACCGGTATCTTCGCCCTCGCGTCGGTGGCCGCCATGCAGGGCCGGATCGCGATGTACCACTTCCTCGGGGACGCGGTGCAGCCGCTGAACCTGAAGACGGTGTCGTCGAACGTCTTCACCGACCCCGAGATCGCGACCGTCGGCTACACCCAGGCGGATGTGGACGCCGGGCTGATCGACGCCCGGGTGGTCAAGCTGCCGCTGCTGCGCAACGCCCGCGCGAAGATGCAGGGCATCCGGGACGGCTTCGTCAAGATCTTCTGCCGGCCGGGCACCGGGATCGTGGTCGGCGGCTGTGTCGTCGCCCCCCGTGCCAGTGAACTGATTCACCCGATTTCGATCGCGGTCGACAACAATCTGACCGTCGAGCAGATCGCCAACGCGTTCACCGTCTACCCGTCGCTGTCGGGGTCGATCGCGGAGGTCGCGCGGCAGCTCCACACCCGCAAGGTATCGGGCGAGAGCTGA
- a CDS encoding gamma-glutamylcyclotransferase: MSLYAAYAGNLDARLMTRRAPHSPLRGTGWLNGWRLTFGGEQMGWEGALSTIVEAPRSQVFVALYDIAPMDEDSMDRWEGVGLDIYRRMRVRVHTLDGEEPAWVYVLNGYEGGLPSARYLGEIADAAESAGAPHDYVMELRKRPC, translated from the coding sequence ATGTCGCTCTACGCCGCGTACGCCGGCAACCTCGACGCGCGGCTGATGACCCGCCGCGCCCCGCACTCCCCGCTGCGCGGTACGGGCTGGCTGAACGGCTGGCGGCTGACGTTCGGCGGCGAGCAGATGGGCTGGGAGGGGGCGCTTTCCACGATCGTGGAGGCCCCGCGCTCACAGGTCTTCGTCGCGCTGTACGACATCGCCCCGATGGACGAGGACTCGATGGACCGCTGGGAGGGTGTCGGTCTCGACATCTACCGGCGGATGCGGGTGCGGGTGCACACCCTGGACGGCGAGGAGCCGGCCTGGGTGTATGTGCTCAACGGCTACGAGGGCGGTCTGCCGTCGGCCCGCTATCTGGGGGAGATCGCCGACGCGGCGGAGTCGGCGGGCGCGCCGCACGACTATGTGATGGAGCTGCGCAAGCGCCCCTGCTGA
- a CDS encoding purine-nucleoside phosphorylase → MNPDLNGGAAAPHDLADAAAARLRELTGAESHDVALVMGSGWAPAAEALGAPEAEFPVTELPGFPPPAVEGHGGRVRSYRIGDKRALVFLGRTHYYEGRGVAAVAHGVRTAVAAGCKTVVLTNGCGGLRDGMRPGQPVLISDHVNLTATSPIVGANFVDLTDLYSPRLRSLCKEIDPSLEEGVYVQVTGPHYETPAEIRMVRTIGGDLVGMSTVLEAIAAREAGAEVLGISLVTNLAAGMSGEPLNHEEVLQAGRDSAARMGELLTRVLSRI, encoded by the coding sequence GTGAATCCGGACCTCAACGGCGGTGCCGCCGCCCCCCACGACCTGGCGGACGCCGCCGCCGCGCGGCTGCGCGAGCTGACCGGCGCCGAGTCCCACGACGTGGCCCTCGTGATGGGCTCCGGCTGGGCCCCGGCGGCCGAGGCGCTCGGCGCGCCGGAGGCCGAGTTCCCGGTCACCGAGCTGCCGGGCTTCCCGCCGCCCGCCGTCGAGGGGCACGGCGGCCGGGTCCGCTCGTACCGCATCGGCGACAAGCGCGCCCTGGTCTTCCTCGGCCGTACGCACTACTACGAGGGCCGCGGGGTCGCCGCCGTCGCCCACGGGGTGCGGACCGCGGTCGCCGCGGGCTGCAAGACGGTCGTCCTGACCAACGGCTGCGGGGGGCTGCGCGACGGCATGCGCCCGGGTCAGCCGGTCCTCATCAGCGACCACGTCAACCTCACCGCCACCTCCCCGATCGTCGGCGCGAACTTCGTCGACCTCACGGACCTGTACTCGCCGCGGCTGCGGTCGCTGTGCAAGGAGATCGACCCCTCCCTGGAGGAGGGTGTCTACGTCCAGGTCACCGGTCCGCACTACGAGACCCCGGCCGAGATCCGGATGGTCCGGACGATCGGCGGCGACCTGGTCGGCATGTCGACGGTCCTGGAGGCCATCGCGGCCCGTGAGGCCGGTGCCGAGGTGCTGGGCATCTCCCTGGTCACCAATCTCGCGGCGGGTATGTCGGGCGAGCCCCTCAACCACGAGGAGGTCCTCCAGGCCGGCCGTGACTCGGCGGCCCGGATGGGCGAGCTGCTGACCCGGGTACTGTCCCGGATCTGA
- a CDS encoding glycosyltransferase family 39 protein, producing the protein MSPAATARAYVPASRPPPAPGRGPAPGARGRPLLRSLRAAAPALAGYLLVRLVGLAFLARLAHAKGHGVWPTLATSWDSNWYLGIAEHGYAAELGTEVNANNLAFFPLYPLLIRAASAVLPGSRASAGLLLAVGCSFIAAWGVYAVGARLHGHRTGTLLAILWGLLPVAAVQWLGYTESLFTALCAWSLYAALTDRWPVAGLLASLAGLTRPTGIALAAAVTLTALLAAHRTRCSRALAGALLAPLGWLGYVAWVGARVGRPDGYFAVQRLWKNEWDGGRATLLELRQQLVYEPRPHLFVLAVSACLVLAVVMYALSLADRQPLVLLVFTGAMLVVVLGSAGVYFPRARFLLPAFPLLLPLAVSLSRAPRARLAIVLISATLLSTWLSAYMLLIWPGPP; encoded by the coding sequence TTGTCCCCCGCAGCGACCGCGCGCGCATATGTCCCCGCCTCCCGCCCGCCGCCCGCGCCCGGCCGCGGCCCCGCCCCGGGCGCCCGTGGCCGGCCGCTGCTGCGCTCGCTGCGGGCGGCGGCCCCGGCGCTCGCCGGATATCTGCTGGTACGGCTGGTGGGGCTGGCGTTCCTGGCCCGGCTGGCGCACGCCAAGGGGCACGGGGTGTGGCCGACGCTGGCGACGTCCTGGGACTCCAACTGGTACCTCGGCATCGCCGAACACGGTTACGCCGCCGAGCTGGGCACCGAGGTCAACGCCAACAACCTCGCGTTCTTCCCCCTCTACCCGCTCCTGATCAGAGCGGCCTCGGCCGTCCTGCCGGGCTCCCGGGCATCGGCGGGGCTGCTGCTGGCGGTCGGCTGCTCCTTCATCGCCGCGTGGGGGGTGTACGCGGTCGGGGCCCGGCTGCACGGCCACCGGACGGGGACGCTGCTGGCGATCCTCTGGGGGCTGCTGCCGGTCGCGGCGGTGCAGTGGCTGGGCTACACCGAATCCCTGTTCACGGCGCTCTGCGCGTGGTCGCTCTATGCGGCGCTGACCGACCGCTGGCCGGTCGCCGGGCTCCTCGCCTCCCTCGCGGGCCTCACCCGCCCCACCGGCATCGCCTTGGCGGCGGCGGTCACCCTGACGGCCCTGCTGGCGGCCCACCGCACCCGGTGTTCACGGGCGCTCGCGGGGGCACTCCTGGCCCCCCTCGGCTGGCTGGGCTATGTCGCCTGGGTCGGCGCCCGGGTCGGCCGCCCGGACGGCTACTTCGCGGTCCAGCGGCTCTGGAAGAACGAGTGGGACGGGGGCCGGGCGACCCTGCTGGAACTCCGCCAGCAGCTGGTCTACGAGCCCCGCCCGCATCTCTTCGTGCTGGCGGTCTCGGCCTGTCTGGTCCTGGCGGTGGTGATGTACGCCCTCTCCCTGGCCGACCGCCAACCGCTGGTGCTGCTGGTCTTCACCGGCGCCATGCTGGTGGTCGTGCTGGGCAGCGCGGGCGTCTACTTCCCCCGCGCCCGCTTCCTCCTCCCGGCCTTCCCGCTGCTGCTCCCCCTGGCCGTCTCCCTGTCCCGCGCGCCCCGTGCCCGGCTGGCGATCGTCCTGATCTCGGCAACGCTGCTGTCGACCTGGCTGAGCGCCTACATGCTGCTGATCTGGCCGGGCCCGCCGTAG
- a CDS encoding phospho-sugar mutase, whose translation MQQDLDRDREDLIGRAESWLAEDPDPDTREELAKLLDGVKEGGDPAALAARFAGRLQFGTAGLRGELGAGPMRMNRAVVIRAAAGLAGYLKAEGQGDGLVVVGYDARYKSADFARDTAAVMVGAGLRAAVLPRPLPTPVLAFAIRQLGAVAGVEVTASHNPPRDNGYKVYLGDGSQIVPPADTGIAAEIDAVVSLHDVPLADAGWEILGEEVLAAYLERTDAVLSPGSPRTARTVYTAMHGVGRAVLEAAFARAGFPAPVPVAEQADPDPAFPTVAFPNPEEPGAMDLSFAAARRERPDLVIANDPDADRCAVAVPHDGDWRMLRGDEVGALLAAHLVRSGARGTFAESIVSSSLLGRIAEAAGLPYEETLTGFKWIARVDGLRYGYEEALGYCVDPEGVRDKDGITAALLITELASVLKEEGRTLTDLLDDLAVEHGLHATDQLSVRVEDLGVIADAMARLRTAPPAELAGLTVTRAEDLAAGSEALPPTDGLRYHLEGAYRARVIVRPSGTEPKLKCYLEVVVPVADHASLDAARERAGEVLTALKRDFATAAGI comes from the coding sequence GTGCAGCAGGATCTCGACCGGGACCGTGAGGACCTGATCGGGCGGGCCGAGAGCTGGCTCGCCGAGGACCCCGACCCCGACACCCGCGAGGAGCTGGCGAAGCTCCTCGACGGCGTCAAGGAGGGTGGCGACCCGGCCGCCCTCGCGGCCCGCTTCGCCGGCCGGCTCCAGTTCGGCACCGCCGGGCTCCGGGGCGAGCTGGGTGCCGGGCCGATGCGGATGAACCGGGCGGTCGTGATCCGTGCGGCCGCCGGGCTCGCCGGATATCTGAAGGCCGAGGGCCAGGGCGACGGGCTGGTCGTCGTCGGCTACGACGCCCGCTACAAGTCCGCCGACTTCGCCCGGGACACGGCGGCCGTGATGGTCGGGGCGGGCCTGCGGGCCGCCGTCCTGCCGCGCCCGCTGCCGACGCCCGTCCTCGCCTTCGCCATACGGCAGCTCGGCGCGGTCGCCGGGGTGGAGGTCACGGCCTCCCACAATCCGCCGCGCGACAACGGCTACAAGGTGTACCTCGGGGACGGTTCGCAGATCGTGCCGCCCGCGGACACCGGGATCGCGGCGGAGATCGACGCGGTCGTGAGCCTGCACGACGTACCGCTCGCCGACGCCGGCTGGGAGATCCTCGGCGAGGAGGTGCTCGCCGCGTATCTGGAGCGTACGGACGCCGTCCTCTCCCCCGGCTCGCCGCGAACCGCCCGGACCGTCTACACGGCGATGCACGGCGTGGGCCGCGCGGTGCTGGAGGCCGCCTTCGCCCGGGCGGGCTTCCCCGCCCCCGTACCCGTCGCCGAGCAGGCCGATCCGGACCCGGCGTTCCCGACGGTCGCCTTCCCCAATCCGGAGGAGCCGGGCGCGATGGACCTCTCCTTCGCGGCCGCCCGCCGGGAGCGGCCCGATCTGGTGATCGCCAATGACCCGGACGCCGACCGCTGTGCCGTCGCCGTCCCGCACGACGGCGACTGGCGGATGCTCCGCGGCGACGAGGTGGGGGCGCTGCTCGCGGCACACCTGGTCCGCTCCGGGGCCCGCGGCACCTTCGCCGAGTCGATCGTGTCGTCGTCGCTGCTCGGCCGGATCGCCGAGGCGGCGGGGCTGCCGTACGAGGAGACCCTGACCGGCTTCAAGTGGATCGCCCGGGTGGACGGTCTGCGGTACGGCTACGAGGAGGCGCTCGGCTACTGCGTCGACCCGGAGGGCGTCCGCGACAAGGACGGCATCACGGCCGCGCTGCTGATCACCGAGCTGGCGTCGGTGCTGAAGGAGGAGGGCCGTACCCTCACCGATCTGCTGGACGATCTGGCGGTCGAGCACGGGCTGCACGCCACGGACCAGCTGTCGGTCCGGGTGGAGGACCTCGGAGTGATCGCGGACGCGATGGCCCGGCTGCGGACGGCACCGCCGGCGGAGCTCGCGGGCCTGACCGTCACCCGGGCGGAGGATCTGGCGGCGGGAAGCGAGGCGCTGCCGCCGACGGACGGGCTCCGCTATCACCTCGAAGGCGCCTACCGGGCGCGGGTGATCGTCCGCCCGAGCGGTACGGAGCCCAAGCTGAAGTGCTACTTGGAGGTCGTGGTCCCGGTCGCGGACCATGCCTCGCTGGACGCGGCGCGGGAGCGGGCCGGGGAGGTTCTCACCGCCCTGAAGCGGGACTTCGCGACGGCCGCCGGCATCTGA
- a CDS encoding DeoR/GlpR family DNA-binding transcription regulator, which produces MVRANGAVSLRELARVVQTSEVTVRRDVRALEAEGLLDRRHGGAVLPGGFTRESGFPQKSLSATAEKTAIADLAASLVGEGEAIVIGAGTTTQELARRLARVPGLTVVTNSLLVAQSLAHANRVEVVMTGGTLRGSNYALVGSGAEQSLQGLRVSRAFLSGSGLTAERGLSTSNMLSASVDRALVQAAAEVVVLADHSKLGADTMFQTVPTDVITRLVTDAPPEHDERAATELQALADQGVQIAVTGSPSGTGADTERGPRRDVPLPGQRRTRGGAGPTRFTAAALERDALGGGGGMERSARVADLRRR; this is translated from the coding sequence ATGGTGCGGGCCAACGGAGCCGTGTCGCTCCGGGAGCTCGCCCGGGTCGTCCAGACCTCCGAAGTCACCGTCCGCCGGGACGTCCGCGCGCTGGAGGCCGAGGGGCTTCTCGACCGCCGCCACGGCGGCGCGGTACTCCCGGGCGGATTCACCCGCGAATCCGGTTTCCCGCAGAAGTCCCTCTCCGCCACCGCCGAGAAGACGGCCATCGCCGATCTCGCCGCGAGCCTGGTCGGCGAGGGCGAGGCGATCGTCATCGGCGCGGGGACCACGACCCAGGAGCTGGCCCGGCGGCTCGCCCGGGTGCCGGGGCTGACCGTCGTCACCAACTCCCTGCTGGTGGCCCAGTCGCTGGCGCACGCCAACCGGGTCGAGGTGGTCATGACCGGCGGCACCCTGCGGGGCTCCAACTACGCTCTCGTCGGCAGCGGCGCCGAGCAGTCCCTCCAGGGGCTGCGGGTCTCCCGGGCATTCCTCTCCGGCAGCGGTCTGACCGCCGAACGCGGTCTGTCCACCTCCAATATGCTCTCCGCCAGCGTCGACCGGGCGCTCGTCCAGGCGGCCGCGGAGGTCGTCGTCCTCGCCGACCACAGCAAGCTCGGCGCCGACACGATGTTCCAGACCGTGCCGACGGACGTCATCACCCGGCTGGTCACGGACGCCCCGCCCGAGCACGACGAACGCGCCGCGACGGAGCTACAGGCACTCGCCGACCAGGGCGTCCAGATCGCGGTCACCGGCTCGCCGTCCGGCACCGGCGCCGACACCGAGCGGGGCCCCCGCCGTGACGTTCCGCTCCCCGGCCAGCGCCGCACCCGCGGCGGCGCGGGCCCCACCCGCTTCACCGCGGCGGCGCTGGAGCGGGACGCGCTGGGCGGAGGCGGCGGAATGGAACGCAGCGCGCGAGTGGCGGACCTGCGCCGCCGGTAG
- a CDS encoding winged helix-turn-helix transcriptional regulator, with protein sequence MPTADARATSPDRTDPDRTTPDWTDPDCPVARTLDLVGDRWSLLVVRDAMDGARSFTEFQRRTGIARNILSDRLRKLTAHGLLAQRTAPSGRRREYVLTAEGRDLFPVVLALRQWGERHAFAPGEGHSTLVDRHGTPVPQVVPAGADGTPLDADTTEVRKLR encoded by the coding sequence ATGCCGACTGCCGACGCCCGCGCCACGAGCCCGGACCGGACCGACCCCGACCGGACCACCCCCGACTGGACCGACCCCGACTGTCCCGTCGCCCGCACCCTCGACCTCGTCGGCGACCGATGGAGCCTGCTCGTCGTCCGGGACGCGATGGACGGGGCACGGTCGTTCACCGAATTCCAGCGGCGCACCGGAATCGCCCGCAACATCCTCAGCGACCGCCTCCGCAAGCTCACCGCCCACGGGCTGCTCGCCCAGCGCACCGCCCCCTCGGGCCGCCGCCGGGAGTATGTGCTCACCGCCGAGGGCCGCGACCTCTTCCCGGTCGTCCTCGCGCTCCGGCAGTGGGGGGAGCGGCATGCCTTCGCTCCCGGAGAGGGCCACTCCACCCTGGTCGACCGGCACGGCACACCCGTGCCGCAGGTCGTACCCGCCGGCGCCGACGGCACCCCCCTCGACGCCGACACGACCGAGGTGCGGAAGCTCCGTTAG